The bacterium genome segment CGGATCGCGATTTTGACAACCGGCGGCGTCCACCTGAGAAACCAAACACCCTTCGATGTCCACTCCAAGGAAGGCGACTGGGGCTTCCGTGAAATCCCTGCAGACGCCAGGGAGAAAGACCTCATCATCACTCACAGCCATTACGACCACACCGAAGCAGACAAGGACATCAACTGCATCTTTCCCCTCGACCGCCTCCGGGAAATGGCTGCCGAGGGCGACATCGGCGGCCTCGCACCGCTCCACATCGGGATGATGGGCTTCGTCCCGAATCCGGTTCCCCTCATCGAGCGGACCGGACCCGCCATCGCCCGCCGTCTCCAGGAAGCGGGCACAGACGCCGTCCTCCTCACGCCCGGCTGACCGATGTGCCATCAGACCGTGGGTCAGATGCAAGGCGCCATCGAAAAAGCGGGCATCCCGTGCGTCTCCATCACCCTGCGCCCCGAGGTCACGAGCCACATGCGCATCTCCCGGGCCGTGTACCTGCGCTTTCCCCTTGGGCGCCCGGTGGGTGAGCCCGGCGCCGCCGAAGCGCAGAAAGAGGTCCTTCGGGCTGTCCTCTCCATACTGGAGCGCGCCAGCGCGCCCGACACCATTCTCGAAGCCCCCTTCCGTTGGCGGCGGGTAAGGTCCCGGAAAAAAACATAGGAGAGCGCGGATGTCCTATCCTATCCACGATGAAAACAAGCAGCGGCTGGAGGCGCTTCAGGATCGCTTCGATGATCTGCTCGATGCGGCCGATGCGCTCCGGGAGTGGTTGTCGGAAAAAATCGAAGCGGAAAAAACCGCGGAACCCCCCCGCCAGCCCCTGATCGGCCGGCTCACCCGCCAGCTTCACGAACTCTCGGATTTCTCCGCTTGCCTGGAAGGCCCGGCGGCGGAAGCCCTTTTACGCATGCACGACCGCCTGATCCTCATCCAACTCATCGAAAAGGACGAGTATGTGTAGCCGTCCGTAACCTTACGAGCTGTTCGCGCGCGCAAAACAACTGGCATCCCCGCGCAAATTGCCTATCTTTACAAAGTGGACCACTGTATCTCTTTTGCCGGTCCTATGAATACGAGGAGATCACCATGAAGACCCGGCTTGGACTTGCCATCATCGCCACGATGGGCATGACGTTTTTCCTTTCCGCCCCACTTGTCGGCGCCCAGCCGCCCGTCCGCCCCCTGAAAGCGAAAATCCAAAACGGGGCGATGCTCTTTGACACGAAAGGCTGTTCCTCCTGCCACACTGTGAAGGGCCGCGGCGGGGATGCGGGGCCGGACCTCACCCGCATGGTGAAATGGGCCTCCCCCCTCCTCGGGGCGGCTGCCATGTGGAACCATGTTCCCCTCATGAGCAAAATGCAAATAAAACACAAATACGCCTGGCCCGATTTCGAGAATGAAGATATCGGCGATATCTTCACCTACCTTAACTCGCTCAACTGCTGCGGGGGCGATGTGTTCGCCTTCCGCGGAGAGGCCGCCTCGGGCC includes the following:
- a CDS encoding c-type cytochrome, which codes for MKTRLGLAIIATMGMTFFLSAPLVGAQPPVRPLKAKIQNGAMLFDTKGCSSCHTVKGRGGDAGPDLTRMVKWASPLLGAAAMWNHVPLMSKMQIKHKYAWPDFENEDIGDIFTYLNSLNCCGGDVFAFRGEAASGRATFVGAGCVKCHGEPFAGGLIGPDLGDKAAAIQTEGAFATRMLRHAPKMLPVAKRERIPWPELTGSEMAHIFAYLKHLKKE
- a CDS encoding glycine/sarcosine/betaine reductase selenoprotein B family protein, whose protein sequence is MSDWKFKEFARDSINADRFRRWEEMIAKTHHESKCIPNPVATLAPMKKTLAESRIAILTTGGVHLRNQTPFDVHSKEGDWGFREIPADAREKDLIITHSHYDHTEADKDINCIFPLDRLREMAAEGDIGGLAPLHIGMMGFVPNPVPLIERTGPAIARRLQEAGTDAVLLTPG